The following nucleotide sequence is from Anatilimnocola floriformis.
GACGCGCGGCCGATTGAGTTTCCGCAGGCCGTCGATTTCGCTGCGCAGCTTCTTCAGCCCCTCTTGCAACTTGCTGGTCTGCTCCGCCGTGGGCTCGACGCCCAGCTTGGGAACACGGCGAACAGTGTCGGGATTGTTGTCGGCAGGGCCATCGGCGCGACATACCGTCTGAGAAAACAGTGCCAGCGACAGACATCCAGCCAAAAGGAATAGCCGTGAAAAACGCATGGGAGAGAATCCAGGGTGCGGGTAGCAAGCTCAGCTCGCTACTGTAATCCAAACTACTCTGACAAACGATAGCCGCCTGCCGTTAAGATAGCTCGCTGATTTTCGGTACCATGCGCAGTTGTCGTACTGCTTAGCCACCGGCTTTAGACGGTGGTTATCTTGCCGAAAATGCCCCGGCTTTAGCCATTCCTGCGGTCGAACACCACGTGCCGAATGGCTAAAGCCGGTTGTTTTTGAATTCGTGACCACCGGCTAAAGCCGGTGGCTAAGTCGTGAGCATTCGCCATTCATGTTCTCTCTTCAACGCACTTTGATCGATCTCGAGCGGGCCGGCCATCTGGTTCGGCTTGAAGACGAAATTGATGCGCACCTCGAGGCCGCCGAAATTCAGCGGCGGGTGTATGCCAGCGGCGGGCCTGCCGTCTGGTTCACACGCGTCAAGGATTGCCGGTTTGGCATGGTCTCGAATCTGTTCGGCACGATCGAGCGGGCCCGCTATCTTTTTCGTCACACGTACGAAAACGTCCGCCGGGCAATCGAGCTGAAGATCGACGCCGGGGCGTTCTTTCGCAATCCCGGTCGCTACTGGAGTGCGCCTCTGACTGGCTGGCGGATGCAGCCGAAGTATGTGCGCGGCGGCGCGATCTTTGGCCAGCAGATCAAACTGAGCGACCTGCCGCAGCTGAAATCCTGGCCGCGCGACGGCGGGCCGTTCATCACCTTGCCGCAGGTCTATTCCGAAGACCCCAACCAAGCCGGCTGGCAGCATTCCAACCTGGGGATGTACCGCGTTCAGCTCGCGGGGAGTCAATATTCCGCGAGCGAAGCCGGCCTGCATTATCAGATTCATCGCGGCATCGGCGTGCACCACACGGCGGCCCTCGCCAAGGGTGAACCGCTCAAGGTGAATGTCTTCGTCGGTGGTCATCCTGCCATGTCGCTCGCCGCCGTCATGCCGTTGCCGGAAGGAATGAGCGAACTCGGTTTCGCCGGCGCACTGGCTGGTCAGCGCATCCCTCTCGCGCGCCGCGCAACGCCATCCGGCAACAACCTCCCCGTCTACGCCGATGCGGACTTCTGTTTGCGCGGCGTCATTCGGCCCGGCCGCACGTTATCCGAAGGACCCTTTGGCGATCACTTGGGTTACTACAGCCTGGCCCACGATTTTCCGGTGCTCGAAGTTGAAGAGGTCTGGGCCCGCAGCGATGCCGTCTGGCCCTTCACCGTCGTCGGTCGGCCACCGCAGGAAGACACGACCTTCGGTCAGCTCATTCACGAGCTGACCGGCCCGGTTATTCCCACGGTCATCGCCGGCGTGAAGCAAGTCCACGCGGTCGACGCGGCCGGCGTGCATCCGCTGCTCCTCGCCATCGGCAACGAACGGTACATGCCGTTTCATTCGCAATCGCAGCCGCAGGAATTGCTGACGCAGGCCAGTGCAATCCTCGGTCAGGGGCAAATGTCATTGGCGAAGTACCTGCTCATTGCCAATGCTGGTGACGATCCGCAACTCGATGCCGACAACGAAGCCGCTTTCCTGCAGCACGTGCTGGCTCGCGTTGATTGGCGGCGGGATCTGCATTTTCAAACCTGCACGACGATCGACACGCTCGACTACTCAGGCGACGGGCTCAATCGCGGTTCCAAAGTCGTGATCGCCGCCGTCGGTCCGCCGCGCCGCACGCTGGCCCGCGAAGTCCCCGCCGGTTTGTCGTTGCCGCCGGGATTCTCCGAGCCCAAGCTCGCACTCCCCGGCGTGCTCGTGATCAACGGCCCGAAGATTGAACCGCAGCCCTCTTTCGAAACTCGGACGACTTCGCAACCAGCCAATTACCAGGCCGATATCGAAGCCTTCACTGCCTCCCTCGCCTCCCGCCTCCCGCCTCTCGCCTCGCTGCCCCTCCTCGTCATCGTCGACGACAGCCAGTTTTCGGCGGCGACGCTAAAGAACTTTCTCTGGGTGACGTTCACCCGCAGCAATCCCGCCGCGGACATCTACGGAGTGGAAGCGACGACGCAGCAAAAACACTGGGGCTGCAGCGGACCACTCGTGATCGATGCCCGCATCAAGCCCCATCACGCGCCGGCGCTTGTCGAGGATCCGGTTGTCACCGCCAAGGTCGATGCCTTGGCGGCTCGAGGTGGGCCGTTGGCGAAATGGCTCTAAGCCCTACTTCGGGCCGTAGGCATCGGTGAAGGCCTTCTTGTCGGCGGCGGCCTTATCGACCAGGTCCTGAGCTTCGGCCAGGGCGGCTTGGGCATCGGCTGCCGCTTTCGCCTTGGCGGCCAGAGCATCATCAGCCACCTTCTGATCGGCTTGGGCCTTGGCCAGTTCGGCCTGCAATGCGGCGACCTTGTCTGCCATGGCCTTGGTGGCTGCAGCTTTTTCGGCCGCTTGCGTGGCGACTGCGTTCTTCTCAGTTTCAAGTTGCGTTGCCATGGTCTGCTTGGCGGCGATCCCTTGCGAAGCTTGTTGAATGGCTGCCTCCAGCTTGGCCGTCATATTCGCAAAAGCCTCGCGATCGGCCTGGGCAGTGGTCACCGCAGCCTGAGCAGCGACGAGGGCTACTTGAGCAGCTTCGGCTGCGGCCTTCTTCGGCGCGACGGCAGCTTCGAGAGGAGCCTTTTCGGTGGTGAGCTTGGCAACTTCAGCCTTGATGGCAGGTAGCTGATCGCCGGCTGTCTTGTGATCGGCGGTGAGCTTCGCGACCTGAGCATTGGCGGCAGTCAGTTGCTGTTTGACTTGCTCGAGCGCGGCGTTTTCAGCAACGACAGCAGCATCGGCCTTGGTGAGCGTTTCGACTTTCGCCGGAACCACCGCAGCGGCAGCGGCCCGTTCGGCTTCGACCTTGGCTGCAGCTTCCGCCGAGGCCTTCGCTTTTTCAGCCAGCGCCGGAGCATCGGCAGCGCTCTCAGCAGTTGCTTTATCCGCAGCAGCCTTGTCGGCAGCGGCAGCATCGGCGGCGGTCTTGGCAGCGACTGTTTTTTCCGCAGCGAGCTTCTCCGCCGCAGCCTTTTCATCGCCAGCAGTTTTCTGCGCGGCGAGGGCAGCAGTCTGCTTTTGCGTCTGCGCGGTCACCGCTGCAGTTGTGGTTTCGACAATCTTGGCAGCAGCGACTTTGTCCCCATCGAGCTTAGCGATCAGCGCGACCTGAGCCGCGTCTTTCTGGATCACAGCCTGCAGTGCGGCTTCTTTTTCGGCGACCGCTTTGGCGGCTGCATCGAGCTCGCCTTGAGCCTGCGTCGCCGCAGCTTGCTTCGGCGCAACGGCTGCTTGCGCGGCAGCGAGAGCTTGTTCGAGCGGCAGCGGATTCGGCGCGAGGACGAAGAGCTCCTTGGCTTCGGTCGCATCCCACGCTTTGAGATTGCCGAGCCAATCGCCGCCGATCACCCGTTTACCATCGTGGACGACGACAGCGCGGAGGG
It contains:
- a CDS encoding UbiD family decarboxylase, yielding MFSLQRTLIDLERAGHLVRLEDEIDAHLEAAEIQRRVYASGGPAVWFTRVKDCRFGMVSNLFGTIERARYLFRHTYENVRRAIELKIDAGAFFRNPGRYWSAPLTGWRMQPKYVRGGAIFGQQIKLSDLPQLKSWPRDGGPFITLPQVYSEDPNQAGWQHSNLGMYRVQLAGSQYSASEAGLHYQIHRGIGVHHTAALAKGEPLKVNVFVGGHPAMSLAAVMPLPEGMSELGFAGALAGQRIPLARRATPSGNNLPVYADADFCLRGVIRPGRTLSEGPFGDHLGYYSLAHDFPVLEVEEVWARSDAVWPFTVVGRPPQEDTTFGQLIHELTGPVIPTVIAGVKQVHAVDAAGVHPLLLAIGNERYMPFHSQSQPQELLTQASAILGQGQMSLAKYLLIANAGDDPQLDADNEAAFLQHVLARVDWRRDLHFQTCTTIDTLDYSGDGLNRGSKVVIAAVGPPRRTLAREVPAGLSLPPGFSEPKLALPGVLVINGPKIEPQPSFETRTTSQPANYQADIEAFTASLASRLPPLASLPLLVIVDDSQFSAATLKNFLWVTFTRSNPAADIYGVEATTQQKHWGCSGPLVIDARIKPHHAPALVEDPVVTAKVDALAARGGPLAKWL